Part of the Planococcus plakortidis genome is shown below.
ATATAGTTGTAATCCAGTTCGCCAAGTCGCTTTGCCATGATGTTGATGTTGGCCAGCCGTTTTTCCGGTTTCATTTTCAGGAATTTTGAAAATGTCGCTTTCCAAGGAATGAAAAAATTCCAAACGATTCTGAATATATATGACAATTTATGATTTATGAATTGACTATCTATAGAATCAACGTTTCTAACTATAACCGTTAAGTTTTATTCAGTTTTATAGATTGTTTGAGGATGGCGCCGCTCACAGGGATGCGAATTTACAGAACAGATGGCAATATAGATCACTTAATGCTGAGATCAATGTCGAATGCTGATATTACAATTGTCGGTTTCAATGTCAAAGAATATTACCACGATATCGAACTTAGCCAAGAGCAGAAAGCTGCACTGAAGAATGTATTGAATCCTTGTTTTGTACAGGTTGCAAAATATAAGTACAGGTTACTGAATTAATCTGTAAAGTATGTAGTCAGTAATTTTGGTGGTATGAGAAGAAAATTACCTATCTTAGAAATGGAGATTATTATGAAAAAAATACTGCTGTTCCTGTGTTTATTGATTGTCCTGACTATCGTTTCAGCTTGTTCCGATGAACCGGACCCTAATGTGTTGAAAATAAGTAAATCTTCTGACGAGATAGTTGGAGAAAATTTTGAAACAGTCATATCAGAACTGAAAGCAACAGGATTTACTAATGTTGAGACTGTGGTTCTGGATGATTTAATTACTGGTTGGCTAACTAAAGATGGAGAGATTGAAAAAATGGAAATTAGTGGGGAAGACGAGTTTAGTGCAGAGGACAGTTTTCAAAAAGACTCCAAAATAGTCATTACCTATCATACGTTTCCAGCAGATGAGAAAGAGGAAAAAGAAGCCACAGATGAAAAAAGTTCTGAGAAGGCTGAAGAGTCAGTCAAGGAATAAGTAGTAGAAGAAACTGATGAAAAAAAAGCTGGTGATGAGTCGAGCAAAGATAAATCAGATAAAGAAGCAAATGATAGTGCGTCAGATGAAAAAACAAAGGTAGAAAGCAATCAGCAAGTATTAACGACAGAAAATAATGAAGAACTGGCAGCACTTCTAGCAATAAAGGATGAATATGACCCGATTATCAGTGAATTTTCAAGCAAGTATGTTGGTAGAACAATTGAAATTGATGCGAATATAGTGAACTTGACGAATCATGGAAGTGCTAAAACCAGATATGACATCTTAATGTTTTCAGGAGATTATAGTGAAACTACATTTAGCGGACCTAATTTCAAGTTCGAAGATGTTAATATGAATGATTTAAATCTTACTGGCACTGATATACCGGATAGCTTAGGAATGGGGCAAAATCTTCGTATAAGAGCTGTAGTCGAAGAATTCGATGAAAACTTAGGAATTATCTTCCTTGATCCAATCGTTACTGAAATAAGATAGAAGTTTAGAATCGCCTCCTTATTCAAAGATATAAAAAGCACCTGCCTAGTTGGATGAATCCAATTAGGCAGGTGCAAATTGTTAAATTATCAAGCCCATGTTTTCTTCGCACGATCCAGTTCATAACGGATACGCTCAATATGCGGCTGTTTGGTCAACAGACTGACTACAATCGTTACGATTGCAGAGATGAAGATGGCAGGCAATGCTTCTGTCATGATCCAACTGATTTCAGGTGCAATACTCTTCCAAACAACTACAGTAATGAAGCCCGAAAGCATACCGGAAACCACTCCGGCATTGGTCAAGCGGTCCCAGTAAAGTGAAATTACTAATACTGGAGCAAATGTCGCTGCAAGCCCGGCGGATGCATACACCGTAATCCAGAAGATAGATGTTGTATTGGTAATCGCCACAACAGTTGACAGAATTCCGACAATGACGATGAAGAGGCGAGTGACCATTACGATTCGTTTATCTGAAGCATTTTTATCGATATACTTCTTATAGATGTCCTCTGCAAAAGTGGAACCGGCAGAAAGCAGCTGGGAATCGGCTGTAGACATCAATAATCCAAGGAACACGGAAATCATGAACCCAGCAAATAATGGGTGTGTCAATTCCACAAGGGCAATAGGGAAAATATATTCTGGGTTTTCAATGGCAGGGAAGATGACTCTGCCGGAGTAACCTACGAGGAATGCACCCCAGTAAGTGATACTTAAAGCAGTCAACGTAATTGCGAAAGACTTTTTAATTTCAGATGAACTTGAGATGGCAAAGAAACGGATCGTATCATGCGGACGGCCAATGATGGCAACTCCAAGTGTCAGGAATCCGAATATCATTCCGAATAATGTGGATCCGCCAGCTCCCATACTCGCTGTAGTGAGACTGGCGTCTGAAGCGGCAACTTGCGCTACGACTTCCGACCAGCCGCCGGCATGGATTATCATATAGATTCCAAGAATTGCCGTCCCTATTACCACTAGGATTCCTTGGAAATAGTCAGTAAGAGAAACACCCGCAAATCCACCAAACAGGCAGTAGAAGGTAACGACAATGCCCGCAATGATGATGGCGACCAGTGGGCTGACACCAAATACGGTTTCGATTGTCATACCGCCTGCAGCCAATTGGGAACCAACGTAAGCGGACATGAAAACTACGATAGAAAGTGCGGAAATAGCGCGAATGATATGTGCATTTCCTCTTACGCGTTTAACGAAATAGTCTGTATATGTGTAGGCTCCGACAATTTCCGAATAGTTTCGGATCCGTTTAGCGATGAACAGGTATGAAAAAGCAAATCCTAAATTATAACCGATTAATGTATAGAAGGAAGATGGCCCCATTGTATAGACCATGCCTACAAAACCAATTAGAACAAAAGCACTCATTCCGGAGAATGCATAACTGATGGCTGTTACCCAGCTGCTCATTTTTCTGCCGCCAAGATGGAAGCCTTCCCGGGAGTCGGTGAAGCGGTATGAGTAAACACCAATTCCGACAATAAAGACAAAATAAAGGATTATAGGGGCAAGAAGCATCCAGTTCATTGTTCATCCCTCTTTTCTGTAAGGTTATGCTGGACATCTTTATCGCCTTTCAGGTAAAACAGGATAGAAAACAAAGTAATAGCAAGTGGTACAATCACTACAACAAGCCAAGCACTTAAATCCCAACCCAACAACATATGAATCACTCCTCAATCTTTTTTCTTCGTTTAATTCTTCGGTTTACAAGAATGCGCAACTTCAGCAGGATTGGTTCAAGCGATAAGCTTGAACAATTCATCCAAGTTCTTTTCATCAATTTCCCGTTTGCCGTTCTCGATTTCCGTTATCAGCTGAACCAGTTGCTGGAGGAGTGGCATTTCG
Proteins encoded:
- a CDS encoding sodium/proline symporter, with product MNWMLLAPIILYFVFIVGIGVYSYRFTDSREGFHLGGRKMSSWVTAISYAFSGMSAFVLIGFVGMVYTMGPSSFYTLIGYNLGFAFSYLFIAKRIRNYSEIVGAYTYTDYFVKRVRGNAHIIRAISALSIVVFMSAYVGSQLAAGGMTIETVFGVSPLVAIIIAGIVVTFYCLFGGFAGVSLTDYFQGILVVIGTAILGIYMIIHAGGWSEVVAQVAASDASLTTASMGAGGSTLFGMIFGFLTLGVAIIGRPHDTIRFFAISSSSEIKKSFAITLTALSITYWGAFLVGYSGRVIFPAIENPEYIFPIALVELTHPLFAGFMISVFLGLLMSTADSQLLSAGSTFAEDIYKKYIDKNASDKRIVMVTRLFIVIVGILSTVVAITNTTSIFWITVYASAGLAATFAPVLVISLYWDRLTNAGVVSGMLSGFITVVVWKSIAPEISWIMTEALPAIFISAIVTIVVSLLTKQPHIERIRYELDRAKKTWA